From Streptomyces sp. 6-11-2, one genomic window encodes:
- a CDS encoding bifunctional FO biosynthesis protein CofGH has protein sequence MTTSATSGTGPTENSLRRALKRARDGVALDVAEAAVLLQARGEHLQDLAASAGRVRDAGLEAAGRPGVITYSKSVFIPLTRLCRDKCHYCTFVTVPGKLRRAGHGMFMSPDEVLDIARRGAELGCKEALITLGDKPEDRWPEAREWLDAHGYDDTIAYVRAVSIRILEETGLLPHLNPGVMTWTDFQRLKPVAPSMGMMLETTARRLWSEPGGPHHGSPDKEPAVRLRVLEDAGRSSVPFTSGILIGIGETYEERAESLFALRRIARAHHGIQELIIQNFRAKPDTAMRGMPDAELDELVATVAVARHIMGPSACLQAPPNLVDAEYERLIGAGIDDWGGVSPLTIDHVNPERPWPRIEQLAEKSAAAGFELRERLCVYPEFVTRGEPWLDPRLLPHVRALADPETGLARPDAVAEGRPWQEPDEAFTATGRTDLHRTIDTDGRTADRRGDFDEVYGDWGALREAAAPGMAPERVDTDVRQALRTAADDPTKLTDDEALALLHADGPALDALCRIADDVRKSVVGEDVTYIVTRNINFTNVCYTGCRFCAFAQRRTDADAYTLSLDQVADRAQQAWDVGAVEVCMQGGIHPDLPGTAYFDIARAVKERVPGMHVHAFSPMEVVNGATRTGLSIREWLTEARAAGLDSIPGTAAEILDDEVRWILTKGKLPTATWIEVVTTAHELGIRSSSTMMYGHVDQPRHWLGHLRTLARIQQRTGGFTEFVTLPFIHTNAPVYLAGIARPGPSVRDNRAVTAMARLLLHPWIPNIQTSWVKLGEAGAAEMLRSGANDLGGTLMEETISRMAGSSYGSYKSVKDLVAVAEAAGRPAKPRTTLYGEVPEERRRAAAASDGHLPDLLPVLD, from the coding sequence ATGACGACTTCCGCGACCTCCGGAACCGGCCCCACCGAGAACTCCCTGCGTCGCGCCCTCAAACGTGCCAGGGACGGGGTCGCGCTCGACGTCGCCGAGGCGGCGGTGCTGCTCCAGGCCCGGGGCGAGCACCTCCAGGACCTCGCCGCGTCCGCGGGCCGGGTGCGGGACGCCGGACTCGAGGCCGCCGGCCGCCCCGGCGTCATCACCTACTCCAAGAGCGTCTTCATCCCGCTGACCCGGCTGTGCCGTGACAAGTGCCACTACTGCACGTTCGTCACCGTGCCCGGCAAGCTGCGCCGCGCCGGACACGGGATGTTCATGTCCCCCGACGAGGTCCTCGACATCGCCCGCCGGGGCGCCGAACTCGGCTGCAAGGAAGCCCTGATCACCCTCGGCGACAAGCCGGAGGACCGCTGGCCGGAAGCGCGCGAGTGGCTCGACGCGCACGGCTACGACGACACCATCGCCTACGTACGGGCCGTCTCCATCCGCATCCTGGAGGAGACCGGCCTGCTGCCGCACCTCAACCCGGGCGTCATGACCTGGACGGACTTCCAGCGTCTCAAGCCCGTCGCCCCGTCGATGGGCATGATGCTGGAGACGACCGCGCGACGGTTGTGGTCCGAGCCGGGCGGCCCGCACCACGGCTCCCCGGACAAGGAACCGGCCGTACGGCTACGGGTGCTGGAGGACGCCGGCCGCTCCTCCGTCCCCTTCACCTCCGGCATCCTGATCGGCATCGGCGAGACCTACGAGGAGCGCGCGGAGTCCCTGTTCGCGCTGCGCAGGATCGCCCGCGCCCACCACGGCATCCAGGAACTGATCATCCAGAACTTCCGTGCCAAGCCGGACACGGCCATGCGCGGCATGCCCGACGCAGAACTCGACGAGCTGGTCGCCACGGTGGCCGTCGCCCGGCACATCATGGGCCCGTCCGCCTGCCTCCAGGCCCCGCCCAACCTGGTGGACGCGGAGTACGAACGGCTCATCGGCGCCGGTATCGACGACTGGGGCGGTGTCTCCCCGCTCACCATCGACCACGTCAACCCCGAGCGCCCCTGGCCCCGGATCGAGCAACTCGCCGAGAAGTCGGCTGCGGCGGGCTTCGAACTGCGCGAACGGCTCTGCGTCTACCCGGAGTTCGTCACCCGCGGCGAGCCCTGGCTCGACCCGCGACTGCTGCCGCACGTCCGCGCCCTGGCCGACCCCGAGACGGGCCTGGCCCGCCCGGACGCGGTGGCCGAGGGCCGCCCCTGGCAGGAGCCCGACGAGGCCTTCACCGCCACCGGCCGCACCGACCTGCACCGCACCATCGACACCGACGGCCGCACCGCCGACCGCCGGGGCGACTTCGACGAGGTGTACGGCGACTGGGGCGCCCTGCGCGAGGCGGCCGCCCCCGGCATGGCACCGGAGCGCGTCGACACGGACGTCCGGCAGGCCCTGCGCACGGCCGCCGACGACCCGACGAAGCTGACCGACGACGAGGCCCTGGCGCTGCTGCACGCGGACGGCCCGGCCCTGGACGCGCTGTGCCGGATCGCGGACGACGTCCGCAAGTCGGTGGTGGGCGAGGACGTCACGTACATCGTGACGCGGAACATCAACTTCACGAACGTCTGCTACACCGGCTGCCGTTTCTGCGCGTTCGCCCAGCGCCGCACGGACGCGGACGCCTACACCCTGTCCCTGGACCAGGTCGCCGACCGGGCCCAGCAGGCCTGGGACGTGGGCGCGGTGGAGGTCTGCATGCAGGGCGGCATCCACCCCGACCTGCCGGGCACGGCCTACTTCGACATCGCGCGGGCGGTGAAGGAACGCGTCCCCGGCATGCACGTGCACGCCTTCTCCCCGATGGAGGTCGTCAACGGCGCCACCCGCACCGGTCTGTCCATCCGCGAGTGGCTGACCGAGGCCAGGGCGGCGGGTCTGGACAGCATCCCCGGGACGGCCGCGGAGATCCTCGACGACGAGGTCCGCTGGATCCTGACCAAGGGCAAGCTGCCCACGGCCACCTGGATCGAGGTCGTGACGACGGCCCACGAACTGGGCATCCGCTCCTCGTCGACGATGATGTACGGCCACGTGGACCAACCCCGCCACTGGCTGGGCCACTTGCGTACCCTGGCCCGCATCCAGCAGCGGACGGGCGGCTTCACGGAGTTCGTCACGCTCCCCTTCATCCACACCAACGCCCCGGTGTACCTGGCGGGCATCGCGAGGCCCGGCCCCTCCGTACGGGACAACCGCGCGGTGACGGCGATGGCGCGCCTCCTCCTGCACCCCTGGATCCCCAACATTCAGACCAGCTGGGTGAAGCTCGGCGAGGCGGGCGCCGCCGAAATGCTCCGCTCCGGCGCGAACGACCTCGGCGGCACGCTGATGGAGGAGACGATCTCCCGCATGGCCGGCTCCTCCTACGGCTCCTACAAGTCCGTCAAGGACCTGGTCGCGGTGGCGGAGGCGGCCGGACGCCCGGCGAAGCCGAGGACCACGCTCTACGGCGAGGTCCCGGAGGAACGGCGGCGGGCGGCTGCCGCGTCGGACGGCCACCTGCCGGACCTGCTGCCGGTCCTGGACTGA
- a CDS encoding DUF397 domain-containing protein: MTATLNWFKSSYSSNDGPDCVEVAIAASSPSPATVHVRDSKDRDGARLAFGGVSWSVFLGGVAS; this comes from the coding sequence ATGACCGCCACGCTCAACTGGTTCAAGAGCAGCTACAGCAGCAACGACGGCCCCGATTGTGTCGAGGTCGCCATAGCCGCCTCCTCCCCCTCCCCCGCCACCGTCCACGTCCGTGACTCCAAGGACCGGGACGGTGCGCGGCTCGCGTTCGGGGGTGTGTCCTGGAGCGTGTTTCTCGGCGGTGTCGCTAGTTGA
- a CDS encoding ATP-binding protein, producing the protein MSKKFPLPVAAPLAHFAVQLSATRRGARLARLLAERQLDDWGVDVADASQIVAELAANAAFHGRASGRDFRLAMKLHGDGGLRIEVTDARGDRLPMIADPVAADAESGRGLLLVAALADRWGVNEAHAHGKTVWAELAPRRGSR; encoded by the coding sequence ATGAGTAAGAAATTCCCCCTCCCGGTCGCTGCTCCGTTGGCCCACTTCGCCGTGCAGCTCTCCGCGACGCGCAGAGGTGCGCGCCTGGCCCGCCTGCTGGCAGAGCGCCAACTCGACGACTGGGGAGTGGATGTGGCGGACGCGTCGCAGATCGTGGCGGAGCTGGCGGCGAACGCGGCGTTCCACGGGCGGGCCAGTGGGCGGGACTTCCGGCTGGCGATGAAGCTGCACGGGGACGGCGGCCTGCGCATCGAGGTGACCGACGCGCGCGGCGACCGGCTCCCGATGATCGCGGACCCGGTGGCGGCGGACGCGGAGTCGGGGCGTGGTCTGCTGCTCGTGGCCGCGCTCGCCGACCGCTGGGGCGTCAACGAGGCACACGCCCACGGCAAGACGGTCTGGGCCGAACTCGCACCGCGTCGCGGCTCCCGGTGA
- a CDS encoding helix-turn-helix transcriptional regulator: MEDEEAEAVLRTVGRQIQMWREAAGLKQAELGTAIGYGDEMVSSVERGRRIAKPDFLDKADEVLGAGGKLSAMKADVERARYPKKVRDLAKLEGEAVELGAYDNQQIHGLLQTPAYAQALYAMRRPAYTEDEIERHVAARMARKAVFERVPRPLITFVQEEVTLRRPIGGRMVLREQLERLLEIGQLRHVSVQVMPTDREDHAGMAGPLRLLKLRDGKTLGHWEAQLHSRVISDPREAQILDMRYGMIRAQALSPRESLSFIEKILGEVT; encoded by the coding sequence ATGGAGGACGAAGAGGCCGAGGCCGTACTCAGGACGGTCGGCCGGCAGATCCAGATGTGGCGGGAGGCCGCCGGGCTCAAACAGGCCGAACTCGGCACCGCCATCGGGTACGGCGACGAGATGGTCTCTTCGGTCGAACGCGGACGCCGCATCGCCAAGCCGGACTTCCTCGACAAGGCCGACGAGGTGCTAGGCGCGGGCGGGAAGCTGTCCGCGATGAAGGCGGATGTGGAGCGGGCCCGGTATCCGAAGAAGGTACGGGACTTGGCGAAGTTGGAGGGCGAAGCCGTCGAGTTGGGGGCGTACGACAATCAGCAGATCCATGGCCTGTTGCAGACTCCGGCGTACGCCCAGGCCCTGTACGCGATGCGTCGCCCCGCGTACACCGAGGACGAGATCGAGCGTCACGTCGCCGCGCGTATGGCACGCAAGGCCGTGTTCGAGCGAGTGCCCCGGCCACTCATCACCTTTGTCCAGGAGGAGGTGACGCTGCGGCGGCCGATCGGCGGCAGAATGGTTCTGCGAGAGCAACTCGAACGCCTGCTGGAAATTGGGCAGTTGCGGCACGTCTCGGTCCAAGTGATGCCCACGGACCGTGAGGATCACGCGGGCATGGCGGGACCGCTGCGGCTCCTGAAGCTCCGAGACGGCAAGACACTGGGGCACTGGGAGGCCCAGCTGCACAGCCGGGTGATCAGCGACCCGAGAGAGGCCCAGATCCTCGACATGCGCTATGGAATGATCCGTGCGCAGGCCCTCTCACCTCGGGAGTCGCTGTCCTTCATCGAGAAGATTCTGGGAGAAGTGACATGA
- a CDS encoding CehA/McbA family metallohydrolase: MTVACAAPTLGGVTFASGAGDGDGGQETRTIRGTLPPGAPDYVYVPVDVPAGVREIKVSYAYDRPAVPAGTPGNALDIGIFDQHGTEPGGRGFRGWSGGARTEFFIRADDATPGYLAGPVDAGVWHIALGPYTVAPQGLSYMLDVTLTHGAPGTAVRPVYPPQWARGRGRAWYRGDCHLHSWYSDGRRTPAEIAARARAAGLDFINSSDHNTHASHPHWADLAGDDLLIMLGEEVTTRNGHVLALGTDPGTFVDWRYRARDNLFGRFAREIRRAGGLVVPAHPHATCVGCAWKFGFGEADAVEVWNGPFTPDDEMAVAAWDATLVAAAREDRRWLPAMGSSDAHRPPDTVGLPQTVVLADDLTREAIQDGIRAGRSYVAESGKVSLAFTATGAGGERAGIGERLRVAADTPVTVRLEASGVPRCSVRLVTDQGVLLAGDPFPVSGSGVVEWRTTPAYAAYVRAEVRHETAVGPLPGVMAALTNPIFLGTGAHG, translated from the coding sequence GTGACGGTGGCCTGCGCGGCGCCTACGTTGGGAGGCGTGACCTTCGCGAGCGGCGCCGGGGACGGGGACGGCGGGCAGGAGACCCGGACGATCCGGGGCACGCTGCCGCCGGGCGCCCCCGACTACGTGTACGTTCCCGTCGACGTCCCGGCCGGGGTGCGGGAGATCAAGGTCTCGTACGCCTACGACAGGCCGGCCGTTCCCGCCGGCACCCCCGGCAACGCGCTGGACATCGGCATCTTCGACCAGCACGGCACCGAACCGGGCGGCCGGGGCTTCCGCGGCTGGTCGGGCGGGGCGCGCACGGAGTTCTTCATCCGCGCGGACGACGCGACACCGGGCTACCTCGCGGGGCCGGTCGACGCCGGTGTCTGGCACATCGCGCTCGGGCCCTACACGGTCGCGCCGCAGGGCCTGTCGTACATGCTCGACGTCACCCTGACGCACGGCGCCCCGGGCACGGCCGTACGACCGGTGTACCCGCCGCAGTGGGCGAGGGGACGGGGGCGGGCCTGGTACCGGGGGGACTGCCACCTGCACTCCTGGTACTCCGACGGCCGCCGCACCCCCGCCGAGATCGCGGCGCGGGCCAGGGCGGCCGGGCTGGACTTCATCAACAGCTCGGACCACAACACCCACGCCTCCCACCCGCACTGGGCGGACCTCGCGGGCGACGACCTGCTGATCATGCTGGGCGAGGAGGTGACGACGAGGAACGGCCACGTCCTGGCCCTCGGCACCGACCCCGGCACCTTCGTCGACTGGCGCTACCGGGCGCGGGACAACCTCTTCGGCCGCTTCGCCCGCGAGATCCGCCGCGCGGGCGGGCTGGTCGTGCCCGCCCATCCGCACGCCACCTGTGTCGGCTGCGCCTGGAAGTTCGGCTTCGGCGAGGCGGACGCGGTCGAGGTGTGGAACGGCCCCTTCACGCCGGACGACGAGATGGCGGTGGCCGCGTGGGACGCCACGCTCGTGGCGGCGGCGCGGGAGGACCGGCGCTGGCTGCCCGCGATGGGCAGCAGCGACGCCCACCGGCCGCCGGACACCGTGGGCCTGCCCCAGACGGTCGTCCTGGCCGACGACCTCACCCGGGAGGCGATCCAGGACGGCATCCGCGCGGGCCGCTCGTACGTCGCCGAGTCCGGGAAGGTGTCGCTCGCCTTCACCGCGACGGGAGCCGGGGGTGAGCGGGCGGGCATCGGCGAGCGGCTGCGGGTGGCCGCGGACACCCCGGTGACGGTCCGCCTGGAGGCCTCCGGTGTGCCGCGCTGCTCGGTCCGCCTCGTGACCGACCAGGGGGTGCTCCTCGCCGGCGACCCGTTCCCCGTGTCGGGCTCGGGGGTCGTCGAGTGGCGTACGACCCCGGCGTACGCGGCCTATGTGCGCGCGGAGGTGCGTCACGAGACGGCGGTGGGCCCGCTGCCCGGCGTGATGGCGGCGCTCACGAACCCGATCTTCCTGGGGACGGGCGCTCACGGCTGA
- a CDS encoding helix-turn-helix domain-containing protein yields the protein MTSKHPNAPARAKSGHSGGVIHVNEPHHENFTVVGNHLAQHAELSLTAIGLAVHIQSLPKGTPIGIKTLAVKFPEGEIRIAAALRELEEHGYLSRTKERLQSGRVTTRTTSYNKPRRAEAARTAEPDRPAAPPTPSAASAPPAPRTANDLLTGLRAHDSRLLLTERDVHRLAPAVSEWLERGVPPTAVTRTLTAGLPQDPIKHPAALLAHRLASLLPPPLPAAPPTPATALRPAPLQTCDGCERAFRSPEPGRCRDCRPSTAAA from the coding sequence ATGACTAGCAAGCACCCTAACGCGCCCGCACGCGCCAAGTCCGGCCATTCCGGCGGCGTCATCCATGTGAACGAACCCCACCACGAGAACTTCACGGTGGTCGGCAACCATCTGGCCCAGCACGCCGAGTTGTCTCTGACGGCGATCGGCCTGGCGGTGCACATCCAGTCGCTGCCGAAGGGCACCCCGATCGGGATCAAGACCCTGGCCGTGAAGTTCCCCGAGGGGGAGATCCGGATCGCCGCGGCCCTGCGGGAGCTGGAGGAACACGGCTACCTGTCACGCACCAAGGAGCGTCTTCAATCGGGCCGAGTGACGACCCGGACGACCTCCTACAACAAGCCGCGCCGCGCCGAGGCCGCCCGGACCGCCGAGCCCGACCGCCCGGCCGCCCCGCCCACGCCCTCCGCCGCCTCGGCCCCGCCCGCACCCCGCACGGCGAACGACCTGTTGACCGGCCTCCGCGCCCACGACTCCCGCCTGCTCCTCACCGAACGGGACGTGCACCGGCTGGCACCGGCGGTCTCGGAGTGGCTGGAGAGGGGCGTACCGCCCACGGCCGTGACGCGAACGCTCACGGCGGGCCTGCCCCAGGACCCGATCAAGCACCCGGCGGCGCTCCTGGCCCACCGCCTCGCCTCCCTCCTGCCGCCGCCCCTGCCTGCTGCGCCACCGACCCCCGCGACCGCCCTCCGCCCGGCCCCGCTCCAGACCTGCGACGGCTGCGAGAGAGCGTTCAGGTCCCCAGAGCCGGGCCGCTGCAGAGACTGCCGCCCGTCCACCGCGGCTGCGTAG
- a CDS encoding BTAD domain-containing putative transcriptional regulator has product MEGVPRVPEQRGPARSGTLRFSVLGPVRAWRGEQPLPTGSPQQRALLAALLLREGRTATAAELIDALWGEEPPSQALAAVRTYASRLRKALDPGVLVSESGGYAVRGAGEGALDLADAQEHAARADKARSAGDLCRARELLRRALALWDGEPLAGVPGPYAEAQRVRLEEWRLQLLESRMDMDLEQGCHAEAVSELTALTAAHPLRERLRELLMLALYRSGRQAEALAVYADTRRLLADELGVDPRPGLRELQQRILQADPALAEPSSPVAEPAVVAVRPAQLPATVPDFTGRSSFVAELSEMLASAEGRVMAVSALAGIGGVGKTTLAVHVAHQARAAFPDGQLYVDLQGAGARAAEPETVLGSFLRALGTADSAIPDSLEERAALYRSVLDGRRVLVLLDNARDAAQVRPLLPGTEGCAALVTSRVRMVDLAGAHLVDLDVMSPDEALSLFTRIVGEDRVAGEREAALDVVAACGFLPLAIRIAASRLAARRTWTVSVLAAKLANERRRLDELQAGDLAVKATFELGYGQLEPAQARAFRLLGLADGPDMSLEAAAAVLDLSVDDTEDVLESLVDTSLLESAAPGRYRFHDLVRLYARACAERDEHPPGEREAAMSRLLDFYLATAAGVYAIERPGDRLVDHLEPTHYPGLTFQDRHRAQDWLYSEAHAVLAFVQQCARGPMLRRAVDLLWAAKDLAESGANSKQYEVAALTLQEAADRGDDTKVRSRALTTLTNVHLVAGRFSQADEEARLAMELAHIADDLAPSCWAANDRGIIALYQSRHADGEAYLRQAIESFRLDRNLAGEASALCNLSRIHLAMGQVGSAVELAQQGIVIYDRLGHTLRGANGRYALGLALTGQGALDTAVDRLTEALEVFRDSRQRLWEGMTLFRLAEAHLAGQRPAQAAALAEQALSVLRGIGGEWRRGNVLTVLGRALSRLGQTGRAQACWQEALGIYEQLGSVEAAEVRLLLTPAAAA; this is encoded by the coding sequence ATGGAAGGTGTACCGCGGGTGCCTGAGCAGCGGGGTCCCGCGCGATCGGGGACACTGCGCTTCAGCGTGCTCGGTCCGGTGCGCGCCTGGCGCGGTGAGCAGCCCCTCCCCACCGGATCCCCGCAGCAACGCGCCCTGCTGGCCGCTCTGTTGCTGCGCGAGGGCCGCACCGCGACGGCGGCCGAGCTGATCGACGCGCTGTGGGGCGAGGAGCCGCCGTCGCAGGCGCTGGCGGCGGTGCGGACGTACGCCTCGCGGTTGCGCAAGGCGCTGGACCCCGGGGTGCTGGTCAGCGAGTCCGGCGGATACGCGGTGCGCGGGGCGGGCGAGGGCGCGCTGGACCTGGCCGACGCGCAGGAGCACGCGGCCCGCGCCGACAAGGCCCGGTCGGCCGGGGACCTGTGCCGGGCGCGCGAGCTGCTGCGGCGGGCGCTCGCCCTGTGGGACGGGGAACCCCTGGCGGGCGTGCCCGGTCCGTACGCGGAGGCGCAGCGGGTGCGCCTGGAGGAGTGGCGCCTGCAACTCCTGGAGTCCCGCATGGACATGGACCTCGAACAGGGCTGCCACGCGGAGGCCGTCTCGGAGCTGACCGCGCTGACGGCGGCGCATCCGCTGCGGGAACGCCTGCGCGAGCTGCTGATGCTGGCGCTGTACCGCAGTGGCCGGCAGGCGGAGGCGCTGGCGGTGTACGCCGACACCAGACGCCTGCTGGCGGACGAGCTGGGCGTGGACCCCCGCCCCGGACTGCGCGAACTGCAACAGCGCATCCTCCAGGCCGACCCGGCCCTCGCCGAGCCGTCCTCCCCGGTGGCCGAACCGGCGGTGGTCGCGGTGCGCCCCGCGCAACTCCCGGCGACCGTACCGGACTTCACGGGCCGCAGTTCCTTCGTGGCCGAGCTGAGCGAAATGCTGGCGTCGGCCGAGGGGCGCGTGATGGCCGTGTCGGCGCTGGCCGGGATCGGCGGCGTGGGCAAGACGACGCTGGCCGTCCACGTGGCCCACCAGGCGCGGGCCGCCTTCCCGGACGGCCAGTTGTACGTGGACCTCCAGGGCGCCGGCGCGAGAGCGGCGGAACCGGAGACGGTCCTCGGCTCCTTCCTGCGCGCCCTCGGCACGGCGGACTCGGCGATCCCGGATTCCCTGGAGGAACGCGCGGCCCTGTACCGGTCGGTGCTGGACGGCCGCCGGGTCCTGGTCCTGCTGGACAACGCGCGGGACGCGGCCCAGGTGCGGCCGCTGCTGCCGGGGACGGAGGGGTGCGCGGCCCTGGTCACGTCCCGGGTGCGGATGGTTGACCTGGCGGGCGCGCACCTGGTGGACCTGGACGTGATGAGCCCCGACGAGGCGTTGTCCCTGTTCACGAGGATCGTGGGCGAGGACCGGGTGGCGGGTGAGCGCGAGGCTGCCCTCGACGTGGTCGCCGCCTGCGGATTCCTGCCCCTGGCCATCCGTATCGCGGCGTCCCGGCTGGCGGCGAGGAGGACCTGGACGGTCTCGGTCCTGGCGGCGAAACTCGCGAACGAGCGGCGGCGGTTGGACGAGCTCCAGGCGGGCGACCTGGCGGTGAAGGCCACCTTCGAACTGGGCTACGGCCAGTTGGAGCCGGCCCAGGCCCGCGCCTTCCGCCTGCTGGGCCTGGCCGACGGCCCGGACATGTCCCTGGAGGCGGCGGCGGCCGTGCTGGACCTGTCGGTGGACGACACCGAGGACGTGCTGGAGTCCCTGGTCGACACGTCGCTCCTGGAGTCGGCGGCCCCCGGCCGCTACCGCTTCCACGACCTGGTCCGCCTCTACGCCCGCGCCTGCGCGGAACGCGACGAACACCCGCCGGGCGAACGCGAGGCGGCGATGTCACGCCTGCTGGACTTCTACCTGGCCACGGCGGCCGGCGTCTACGCGATCGAACGGCCGGGGGACCGGCTGGTGGACCACCTGGAGCCCACGCACTACCCGGGGCTCACGTTCCAGGACCGGCACCGGGCCCAGGACTGGCTGTACTCGGAGGCACACGCCGTGCTGGCGTTCGTCCAGCAATGCGCGAGAGGCCCCATGCTCCGCCGTGCGGTGGACCTGCTCTGGGCGGCCAAGGACCTCGCGGAATCGGGCGCCAACTCCAAACAGTACGAAGTGGCCGCCCTCACCCTCCAGGAGGCGGCCGACCGAGGGGACGACACGAAGGTCCGGAGCCGCGCGCTCACGACGCTCACCAACGTCCATCTGGTGGCAGGACGCTTCAGTCAGGCGGACGAGGAAGCGCGCTTGGCCATGGAACTCGCGCACATCGCGGACGACTTGGCACCCAGTTGCTGGGCCGCCAACGACCGGGGCATCATCGCGCTCTACCAGAGCCGTCACGCGGACGGTGAGGCGTATCTGCGGCAGGCCATCGAGAGCTTCCGCCTGGACAGGAACCTCGCGGGCGAGGCCAGCGCGCTCTGCAACCTCTCCCGCATCCACCTGGCCATGGGCCAGGTCGGCAGCGCGGTGGAACTGGCCCAGCAGGGCATCGTCATCTATGACCGGCTGGGCCACACGCTGCGCGGAGCGAACGGCCGCTACGCGCTGGGGCTGGCACTCACCGGGCAGGGAGCACTGGACACCGCCGTCGATCGGCTGACCGAAGCCCTGGAGGTGTTCCGCGACAGCAGGCAGCGGCTCTGGGAGGGGATGACGCTCTTCCGGCTCGCGGAGGCTCACCTCGCCGGACAACGGCCCGCTCAGGCCGCTGCCCTGGCCGAGCAGGCGCTCTCGGTCCTGCGCGGAATCGGAGGCGAGTGGCGGCGCGGAAACGTCCTGACCGTCCTTGGCCGCGCGCTCAGCAGACTGGGACAGACCGGTCGAGCGCAGGCATGCTGGCAGGAAGCCCTCGGGATATACGAGCAACTCGGCTCCGTCGAGGCCGCCGAGGTGCGGCTCCTCCTCACGCCCGCGGCTGCCGCGTAG
- a CDS encoding L,D-transpeptidase, producing the protein MAARIPSWAWVSGLTVGAVAAVAVLAVKADQGPHPTAATAHQRPAPSASASPSAKPKSKPPAPPAVPADSGVGRRVVYALTQKRVWLVDESDKPTLTFPVWPGTVSPDPGAYVISQRVPATTGSDGVQIEHIMYFAGKSGVFIAFSNAVDGTSPPPAAADAKTGGIRMGKPDGSALWTFASQGTRVEVVN; encoded by the coding sequence ATGGCGGCCCGAATACCTTCGTGGGCCTGGGTCAGCGGCCTGACCGTGGGAGCGGTCGCGGCAGTGGCCGTACTGGCGGTGAAGGCCGACCAGGGGCCCCACCCCACGGCCGCGACGGCCCACCAGCGACCCGCCCCCTCGGCAAGCGCCAGCCCCTCCGCCAAGCCCAAGTCCAAGCCCCCGGCCCCGCCGGCCGTCCCCGCCGACTCGGGCGTGGGCCGCCGGGTCGTCTACGCCCTCACCCAGAAGCGGGTGTGGCTGGTCGACGAGAGCGACAAACCCACCCTCACCTTTCCGGTGTGGCCGGGAACGGTGAGCCCCGACCCGGGCGCCTACGTGATCTCCCAGCGCGTGCCCGCGACGACCGGCTCGGACGGTGTCCAGATCGAGCACATCATGTACTTCGCGGGCAAGTCCGGCGTCTTCATCGCCTTCAGCAACGCCGTCGACGGCACCTCACCCCCGCCGGCCGCCGCCGACGCCAAGACGGGCGGCATCCGCATGGGCAAGCCCGACGGCTCGGCCCTGTGGACCTTCGCGAGCCAGGGCACGCGGGTCGAGGTCGTCAACTAG